The genomic interval ATTAAAAACGGAGGCGGACGCTTCAAGCATACTAAGCGCGCTCTATATTGCCCAAGATGCCCTCGCCGTAACACAAGCAGACCTAAACAAAGCGCTCTCTTCACTCTCTCTTTACATAGGAGAGAAGATAGATAAAAATAGCACTTTAAAAGAGAGCACCCCGCCAAAAGAGCAAAATAAAAATCTGCTTATTAAAGATATTTTGGCAAAGAACTTTTTGCTTAAAGGCTCAAAAGAGGAGATACAAAGAGATGCCCTGCTCTATGAAGCTGCAAAGGCTGCAAACTACGGTTCTATCGATGCCGTTGCATCTTATACGCATCAAGACACTCTTAACGAATACGACACTTCGCTTGTCGGTGTCACACTCAGCATCCCAATTTACAGCGGCGGCAGAATAAGCGCAGAGTCACAGCAGGCTAAAATATCAAAAGAGATGGCAAAAGAGTCTTACAATGCGCAAAAACTTCTTCTAGAGGAGGAAGTATCCACTCTACTTATCGATCTAGAGAGATACAGACACACCATTAAAGCAAAAGAATCACTTATAGAGTCGGCAATGGCTACTAAAAAGATAGTCGAGGCAAGATACAAAGAGGGGTTGTCCACCTACATAGAAGTTCTTGATGCCGCTTCTGTACATCTCTACGCCGAGCTTGGACTTCTTGAAGCCAAATTTTCTATAAACAACACAATAAACAGACTTGAGTATCTAAAAGGAGAAGTTAGATGAACAAATTGATAAAATATGCTCTTATCGTCATTTTAATAACCATTGGAGCGGCTATTTTTTACAATAAAGTGTATGTTGTAAAATCAACCTTTGCCACTACAAAACCGACTATCGGTGACCTTCATGTAACCATTCGCGGCATCGGAAATGTAGATGCTAAAAATATATATACCATCACGGCACAAAGCGGCGGGAAGATAGAAAATATCTACTTTGACGAGGGGATGTGGGTAAAAAAAGGAGATCTACTTCTAAGCATTGACCCTGTTGAGCTTCCTATGCTTCTTGATGAAGCAAAACTCTCTGAGCAAAAAGCAAAACATGAAATAGATTCCGCTAAAAGCACATTGAAAAGTCTTGAAGCGCAAAAAGTGCTTCTACAAACAACATATGAGCGTTACAAAAAACTTATGGAACAGAAATTTGCTACGCAAGCGGAGTACGACAAAGCAAAGAGCGACCTTCAAAATATCAATGCGCAAATTGATGCCTCTAAGGCACAGATAGCTTCTGCAACATCCGAGAAGCTGCGCCTAAAAAAGAGCATAGAGGCAATTGAAGAGAAGATAACGCGGCTTAAGATCTACTCGCCTACGGACGGCTATATTGTAACCAAAGAAGCGGAAGCGGCGCAATATGTTCTGCCATCAACTCCTATATTTAAAATAGTCGATCCAAAAACACTCTGGGTAAAAACAAACATAGACGAGAGAGTTGCCGGCAAAATAAAACTGGGGCACAAAGCCTCTATAAAACTTCGCTCAAAGCCAGATAGTGAGCTTAGGGGAACCGTAGAGAGGATCGTTGCCGTTAGCAACCTTGTTACACTTGAGAGAGAGATCGCAATAGGTTTTGATGCGCCTGTAAACTCTTTTTATATCAACGAACAGGCTGAAGTAGAGATTGAAGTGGCAAAATATGAAAACGCTATAAAAATTCCACTTAGTCTTGTTGTTACAAAGAGTGGAAAAAAAGGGGTTTGGGTAGCAAAAGGCGAGAATGCCTATTTTCAGGAGATTTCTATCTTGGCACAAAATAATGAAGAGGCTGCCGTCTCTTCGGGCATAAACCAACAGAGCGAACTGCTCCTCTACAACGGCGGCAATAGACCCCTAAGCGATGGGATGAAGATATATAGATGATAAATTTAGCCGCTAGAGATATAAAACACACTCTTGGCAAGTTCATAGTGACAGCCATGGGAGTGGGAATGCTGCTTGGGATCGTTCTTATCATGATCGGGGTCTACCGTGGCATGATGGTTGAAGCCGAGATATTGCTTGATGACATAAGTGCGGATCTGTGGATAGTTCAGGAAAATACCATGGGACCCTTTGCAGAGTCTTCAAGAGTACATGAAGACCTAAAAAACATTATCTATGTCATGCAGGGGGTTGATAAAAGTGAAGCTATGACCTTTCAAAATATCCAGCTTCCTCACATCGAAAAACCCGTTCGAGTCGTAGCCGTCGGGTATGACATCTATGGAGCGATAAATCCTATAAATCCAAAAAGATTGATAAAAGGGCGTGAGTTAAAGAGCGACCATTATGAGATAGTAGTGACCGACAAGACTGGCTTTAAACTTAGCGAGAAAATAGAGCTTGGGCGCAACTTTTATACCGTTGTGGGCATTACGCACAACACCGTCTCAAACGGCGGCGATCCTCTTGTATATATTAGCCTCAAAGATGCGCAGGAGCTGCAGTTTTTATACTCAAACAAAGAGATTCAAAACAATATCGCCAGAGGAGTTCAAAGCTCAGACTCTTTTTTGGTAAATACGATTGTTGCAACGGTGAAGAGCGGGTATAACATAGATGAAGTAGCCAAGGATATACAAAAATGGCAGCACAAAAGCGTCTATACAGCTGCGCAGCAAAAAGAGATACTCACTAAAAACCTTATTGAGAAATCCTCAAAACAGATAGGGCTCTTTACCGTGATCCTCGTGGTAGTCTCGACTATAATCATAGCACTTATCATCTACACCATGACGCTGGAGAAGATGAAAGAGATAGCCATCATGAAGCTTATGGGGCTTCCCAACTCCCTCATCATCTCCATGATCGTAAAAGAGACTATTTTGCTTGGAGTATTTGCATTTATCTTTGGAAATATTTTCTCTCATCTTGTTTATGATAAGTTTCCCAAACTTGTAGTGCTTCAGATCCCTGATGCCTGGATACTCTTTGGAGTAGTCATTATAGCTTCTATATTAGCCTCTTTTGTGGGTGTCAAAAAAGTTATAAGCGCCGATCCTGCAGCGGCGATCGGAGGATGATATGAGCGAGCAGAGCGCCATAAAAGTTAAAAACTTAGTCAAAAATTTCGGCAAAGATGAAAACCTTGTCAAAGTTATAGAAAACGCATCATTTGAGATACAAAAAGGTGAAGTTGTCGCTCTCATTGCTCCAAGCGGTGCGGGAAAAACTACACTTCTAATGATGATTGGATGCGTGTTAGAACCCACAAGCGGGGAGATATGGCTTGGCGAAGAGATGGTATATAAAGACAAATGGATGGCAAAAGATACCCGCCGCATCCGAAGAGAGAAGATCGGTTTTATCTTTCAAGCTCACTATCTCATACCTTTTTTAAATGTTTTAGAAAACATTACGCTTCTTCCGCAAGCCAACAAAGTAAGCGAAGCGGATGCGAAAAAAAAGGCGATGGAGCTTTTGGAGTATCTTGAGATCGCCGATAAGGCATACAACATGTCATCTCAGCTCTCAGGCGGACAAAATCAAAGGGTCGCCATAGCACGTGCGTTAGCCAACAACCCGCAGATTATTCTGGCAGATGAGCCTACAGCGGCACTTGATGGCGAGAGGTCTGTGAGCGTTATAAAGATGCTCAAAAAAATTGCAAGAGAACAAAATGTGGCAATTATTACAGTTACACATGATGAAAGGATTCTTCCATATTGTGACAGAATCATGAAGATACAAGACAGAGGTATAGTTTTTCACGAAATAGAAGAAGATGATATTTTATAAATCCTCTTCACACCTTTTTCACAAACTAGTGTTACCATAAACAAAACTAAAAAAAAGGATTACAAAAGCATGAGAAAAATAGCAATGTTATCAATTATGTTAGTTGGTATGTCTTTTGCTACCGATTACTCTCTTATGAGCACGGAAGAGTTGCAAAGTATGCGAGGATCGGTTCCTGCTGAGGAGCGTGATGCTCTCAAGGCTGAGATGCAAAGCCGTGTTAAAAACATGAGTCAAGAGGAGAGAGACACCTTTAAAGAGAACAACTCAAAAGGCGGCTCTAAACAGGGTCCACAAGATGGTACAGGCAATATGTACAAGGGTTCAAACGGCGGTGGAGGCGGTGGCGGAAGAAGAAGATAACTTCTTTGAACGCTCCTCTTTTTTAAGCAGAAAATATAAAGGAATTTATTATGGATGTAACTTCAACAAACCAGATGCAGCAGATGCAGATGAGAAAAATGGACGGCTCGGGCGGTGGTAATGGGCAAGGCGGTATGAAAGACATTATGCAAAGTCTCTCTACTGATGATAAAAACAGCTTAATAGAGCAACTTAGTTCTATGGACAAGGAGCAGAGAATGCAAACCGTTTCAGAGATGAAAGAGATAGACGCATCTGCTATGAGTACAGAAGATTATACAAAAGCACTCTTTGCTATTTTGGACAAAAAGAATGCAAATGAAGCGGAAACTGAAGGCTTTTCAATATATGCTTAATTTAGATATAATTTTTTATGAAAATTTTATATCTTGAAGATGATCTCAATCTATCGCAAACCGTTGAAGAGTTTCTCAAAGATGAGGGATTTGACGTGGTTTGCGTCTATGATGGAGATGAAGCGCTAGAGAGTGTCTATGCCCAAAACTTCGACCTCTTCTTGCTAGATGTCAATGTTCCGCAAATTGACGG from Sulfurimonas crateris carries:
- a CDS encoding DUF1104 domain-containing protein; translated protein: MRKIAMLSIMLVGMSFATDYSLMSTEELQSMRGSVPAEERDALKAEMQSRVKNMSQEERDTFKENNSKGGSKQGPQDGTGNMYKGSNGGGGGGGRRR
- a CDS encoding ABC transporter permease; this encodes MINLAARDIKHTLGKFIVTAMGVGMLLGIVLIMIGVYRGMMVEAEILLDDISADLWIVQENTMGPFAESSRVHEDLKNIIYVMQGVDKSEAMTFQNIQLPHIEKPVRVVAVGYDIYGAINPINPKRLIKGRELKSDHYEIVVTDKTGFKLSEKIELGRNFYTVVGITHNTVSNGGDPLVYISLKDAQELQFLYSNKEIQNNIARGVQSSDSFLVNTIVATVKSGYNIDEVAKDIQKWQHKSVYTAAQQKEILTKNLIEKSSKQIGLFTVILVVVSTIIIALIIYTMTLEKMKEIAIMKLMGLPNSLIISMIVKETILLGVFAFIFGNIFSHLVYDKFPKLVVLQIPDAWILFGVVIIASILASFVGVKKVISADPAAAIGG
- a CDS encoding TolC family protein, whose product is MKNFLFLSFYLFFSLAHARELTLDECIDKALKNHPDIKRLSLSVSKSKSYVDIAKADYLPQINLSAEYNPINTFVMPQNSQFNTIEDDSYKVSAQLNQKIYDFDKTTSTIKAYKKEQNRADFTLEDAKALLIYKVKNYYNLALLQTKALKARQKDLQTKEELYKQSLALVKEGLKTEADASSILSALYIAQDALAVTQADLNKALSSLSLYIGEKIDKNSTLKESTPPKEQNKNLLIKDILAKNFLLKGSKEEIQRDALLYEAAKAANYGSIDAVASYTHQDTLNEYDTSLVGVTLSIPIYSGGRISAESQQAKISKEMAKESYNAQKLLLEEEVSTLLIDLERYRHTIKAKESLIESAMATKKIVEARYKEGLSTYIEVLDAASVHLYAELGLLEAKFSINNTINRLEYLKGEVR
- a CDS encoding efflux RND transporter periplasmic adaptor subunit — its product is MNKLIKYALIVILITIGAAIFYNKVYVVKSTFATTKPTIGDLHVTIRGIGNVDAKNIYTITAQSGGKIENIYFDEGMWVKKGDLLLSIDPVELPMLLDEAKLSEQKAKHEIDSAKSTLKSLEAQKVLLQTTYERYKKLMEQKFATQAEYDKAKSDLQNINAQIDASKAQIASATSEKLRLKKSIEAIEEKITRLKIYSPTDGYIVTKEAEAAQYVLPSTPIFKIVDPKTLWVKTNIDERVAGKIKLGHKASIKLRSKPDSELRGTVERIVAVSNLVTLEREIAIGFDAPVNSFYINEQAEVEIEVAKYENAIKIPLSLVVTKSGKKGVWVAKGENAYFQEISILAQNNEEAAVSSGINQQSELLLYNGGNRPLSDGMKIYR
- a CDS encoding ABC transporter ATP-binding protein; translated protein: MSEQSAIKVKNLVKNFGKDENLVKVIENASFEIQKGEVVALIAPSGAGKTTLLMMIGCVLEPTSGEIWLGEEMVYKDKWMAKDTRRIRREKIGFIFQAHYLIPFLNVLENITLLPQANKVSEADAKKKAMELLEYLEIADKAYNMSSQLSGGQNQRVAIARALANNPQIILADEPTAALDGERSVSVIKMLKKIAREQNVAIITVTHDERILPYCDRIMKIQDRGIVFHEIEEDDIL